A section of the Humulus lupulus chromosome 2, drHumLupu1.1, whole genome shotgun sequence genome encodes:
- the LOC133817944 gene encoding tRNA (guanine-N(7)-)-methyltransferase: MSENGTNSTLSKSTGLPRKRFYRARAHSNPLSDSHFPIPISPTNVDYSTHYPQLFPSSERKEGSKNIEFADIGCGFGGLLISLSTLFPETLMIGMELRDKVTEYVKERIVALRGANPGQYQNVSVVRTNSMKYIPNYFEKGQLLKMFFLFPDPHFKEKNHRRRVISPHLLDEYAYVLQVGGVIYTITDVEELGDWMKTCLENHPLFEALTNEELEADPVIKLLSSATEEGQKVARNGGQTFEAVFRRIATSL, translated from the coding sequence ATGTCGGAAAATGGGACAAACTCAACTCTTAGCAAGTCAACCGGCCTGCCCCGGAAGCGTTTTTACCGAGCTAGAGCCCACAGCAACCCTCTGAGTGACTCTCACTTTCCCATTCCAATCTCCCCGACTAATGTTGATTATTCCACTCACTATCCCCAATTATTTCCTTCATCAGAACGGAAGGAAGGGTCTAAGAATATCGAGTTTGCAGACATTGGTTGTGGTTTTGGAGGCCTTCTAATCAGCCTTTCAACTCTTTTCCCTGAGACATTGATGATTGGAATGGAGCTAAGGGATAAGGTGACTGAGTATGTCAAAGAAAGGATTGTAGCTTTAAGGGGTGCAAATCCAGGTCAATACCAAAATGTATCAGTGGTTCGGACAAATTCCATGAAATACATTCCGAATTACTTTGAGAAAGGGCAGCTTTTAAAGATGTTTTTCCTATTTCCTGATCCTCACTTCAAAGAGAAGAATCATCGGCGTCGGGTGATCAGTCCACACTTGTTAGATGAGTATGCTTATGTTCTACAAGTTGGCGGGGTCATATACACTATCACCGATGTGGAAGAACTTGGAGACTGGATGAAGACTTGCTTAGAGAATCACCCTTTGTTTGAAGCTCTCACAAATGAAGAGCTTGAAGCTGACCCGGTCATCAAGCTCTTGAGTTCTGCAACCGAGGAAGGACAAAAGGTTGCTAGAAATGGGGGGCAGACTTTCGAAGCTGTTTTCAGACGCATTGCAACATCTTTGTGA